The Kineococcus rhizosphaerae sequence AGGATGAAGAGGCAGCCGGCGATCGCGACGGCCAGGGCGACGGCGGTGAGGACGGTCATGGCGGGAGAACCCTTCGGGAGATGGTGCGACGACGTTGAATAACGACGCTAGGCTACGATCCCACCGATGTCTACCGCTGATACCTAACGGCGCTAGACTGGGGGTCGTGAGCCCGAGACCAGCCCCCGACCTGACCCTGCGGCGCGAACGCATCACGCGCCTGACCCGCCAGGTCGCCGAAGCCGAGGGCTGGGCCGCGGTCACCACGCGCCGCCTGGCCGCCGAGCTCGGCGTCACCCAGCCGGTGCTGTACTCCGCCTTCGCCAGCCGCCAGGACCTCCTCGACGCCGTCGCCCTGGACGGCTTCACCGCGCTGAGCTCGGCCCTCGAAGCCGTCCCGGCCACGCCGCTGGCCCGGATGGGCGCCTACCTCGACTTCGCCGCCGCCCACCCCCGCACCTACGAGGCCATGTTCTCCCTGCCCTCCCAGCTGCACTTCGGCGACGACACCCACGCACCCCTCGGCCGCGCCTTCGCCGCCGTCCGCGAGGCCTTCCCCCCCACCGAGGACCGCGACGGCGACGACGTGCGCGCCGAGGTGGCCTGGTCGACCCTGCACGGCCTGGTCACCCTGGGAGCCGGCGGACGGCTGCCCCCGGAACGCGCCCGAGCGCGGCTGCAGGCCGCCCACCGGATGCTCACCCGCCCCTGAGCCGGGCCCGGGGGCCCGGCTTCGACGCGGCACCACCGGAGCACCACCGGACCCGAGTCGGCGCCGCACTCGTCCCCACCCCGGTCGCCACGCCGAGCGCAGCCCCGCCACGGCTAGCCCTCAGGCGGGGACCCCGGCACGGGTCGTGCTGTCCCGCAGCACCAGCAGCGGGACGAGCAGCGCGACCGCGAGCAGCACCCCGCCTCCGACCAGCGGCAACCCGTCGTAGCCGACGTGGGCACCGGCCGGCGCCGTCACCACCAGACCGAGCACCCCGCCCACGACGATCGGCAGCACGAGCAGCTGGGGAGCCGCCGCGAACAGGACGCCCAGCACGGCCAACACGACGGCGGTGACGA is a genomic window containing:
- a CDS encoding TetR/AcrR family transcriptional regulator, yielding MSPRPAPDLTLRRERITRLTRQVAEAEGWAAVTTRRLAAELGVTQPVLYSAFASRQDLLDAVALDGFTALSSALEAVPATPLARMGAYLDFAAAHPRTYEAMFSLPSQLHFGDDTHAPLGRAFAAVREAFPPTEDRDGDDVRAEVAWSTLHGLVTLGAGGRLPPERARARLQAAHRMLTRP